TTAATACTGACAAAAGAATAGTTTGCCAAGGCACAGTTAAATCATTCGCTGCTAATAACCACCTCCCCAATGGTGCATATAAAAATACCATTGCCAGAGAATTGACTGCCACCATGATTAAGGTGTGTCCTTGGTTGCCGTAGGAAAGATAACCCCACATCAACACCATCGCTGTACAAGGAGCAATTCCTAATAAAATGGTGCCAGCAATGTAAGAATTTGCCACTGTTACTTCGTTACCACGAATAATTTCAGTTCCGGTAATCAAAGGACGAAATAACCATCCTAAGAAAAACTGAGCAAATATCACCATTGTGAATGGTTTAATTAACCAATTCACTACCAAGGTGAGAATAACAGGTTTTGGAGCGCGGATAGCATTTGCTGCTTGTGTGAAGTCAATCTTCACCATGATGGGATACATCATAAAAAACAAACATACTGCAATAGGAATAGACACTTGATAGACACTCATTGCATCAAGAGCTACCGCCACTCCTGGAAATAATCTACCTAAAGCAATTCCTACAACAATACACAAAAATACCCAAACGGTAAGATATTTTTCAAAAAAACTCAGATTACTTCCTGCTTGTATCCTGGCTGTATTAACTTGTGAATTATCACTCATTGAAATCAACCTCAAAGTTACTAACTCCAATGGCTTTTTGAGACTGCTGACTTGGATACCAAAGCCAGCGTCAAGAGTGCGATCGCCAATTGCTTCACGTTTGCCTTCATTGACTTCCCCTACCTGTGTTATGGCTGGGTTTGTATATTTGTATATATCAATAAAACTTGATGCATATTCAACTTGTCAACTGCAATATACAAAAATACATCAAAAAAAATTGATATGTTATCTCATGTCTGCCTGATTACTGATTATTCGGGTGTGCATACACCTTAAAAACCCTCGCCCCTGCTCCCCTGCTCCCCTGCTCCCCTGCTCCCCTGCTCCCCTGCTCCCCTGCTCCCCTATTAGGGATTGTCACAGGAGCGGGCAGGCAGTATCTTAGTTAGGCGGCGATAATCGGATAAATATTGCTCTAGGACAACGAATTGAGCCAAATTCAGGCTGTAGTAAATCCAGCGTCCCTCTTGGCGCGATCGGACTAAGCCAGCTTCTTTGAGAGTTTTCAGGTGAAAAGACAGTTTCGACTGATTAACCCCTAAAGTCTCGCACAAGTCACACACACATAATTCTTGCTCTCGCAGCAGTTCCAAAACTTGCAGCCGTAATGGCTCAGAAAGAGCATGAAAGCCAGCAACGATCATATCGGAAGTGGGAGTGTAGAGAGAATCCATCAAATTTTATTGAACTATTTTTCTGATCATACTAAGCTAAATTCAACTTAGACTTCAATATCCCACTGTTCACAGTCAACAGTCAACAGTCAACAGTCATCAGTCATCAGTATTCTATCCAATTTGATACAGCCGAACTTCATAGGAATTTAAAAGGGCGCTAAAACTTGCCTGAGTGGATAGGTTAGTGATAGTCTCTTGTTTAATAGCTACTGGTTTACCAGCCAATGCTGAAGTGAGTTTTATAGTCAAGTTAATCTGATGATGATTTTGATTAACAACTATCAACAAATATTTTGTAGTATTAGGTATGGTAAATAATTTAAATTTGATGTTTGAGTGATTAATTTGTAGTGAATTTGTTAAGTCTTCTCCTTTAGCGATCGCAGGCAGATAATTTCTCAG
Above is a window of Nostoc sp. UHCC 0702 DNA encoding:
- the arsB gene encoding ACR3 family arsenite efflux transporter, yielding MSDNSQVNTARIQAGSNLSFFEKYLTVWVFLCIVVGIALGRLFPGVAVALDAMSVYQVSIPIAVCLFFMMYPIMVKIDFTQAANAIRAPKPVILTLVVNWLIKPFTMVIFAQFFLGWLFRPLITGTEIIRGNEVTVANSYIAGTILLGIAPCTAMVLMWGYLSYGNQGHTLIMVAVNSLAMVFLYAPLGRWLLAANDLTVPWQTILLSVLIYVGLPLVAGMYSRYWIFKYKGKEWFERRFLNYLTPVAITALLLTLVLLFAFKGELIVNNPSHILLIAVPLFIQTNFIFLISYVAALKLNLSYEDAAPAALIGASNHFEVAIATAVMLFGLSSGAALATVVGVLIEVPVMLMLVEFCKRTAAWFPREPQKATLQDPRCFGAFK
- a CDS encoding winged helix-turn-helix transcriptional regulator codes for the protein MDSLYTPTSDMIVAGFHALSEPLRLQVLELLREQELCVCDLCETLGVNQSKLSFHLKTLKEAGLVRSRQEGRWIYYSLNLAQFVVLEQYLSDYRRLTKILPARSCDNP